DNA from Campylobacter concisus:
AGAAAACATGAAAAGACGAGACTTTTTAAAGCTTGGTGCCTTAAGCGCAGCAAGCCTTCAAGCAAAAGAACTTGACGGAGCAGCTCAGGCACTTTTTGACAAGCAAAGTGGCCTAAGTGCAAACAAATTTGGCCCATTTTATGTAAAAACTATCGCAGGTCGTGTGGTAGAGACTGAGCCATTTGAGGGCGATGCGTGCCCAAATGAGCTAAACAACGCACTTCTTGATCATATCCAAAACGAAAGCCGTGTAAAATATCCATTTGTTAGAAAGAGCTTTTTGGCTGACCCAAACAACCCAAAGCCAGAGCTTCGCGGCAAAGAGGAGTTCGTGCGCGTTAGCTGGGATGAGGCGATAAAGCTAAGTGCGAAAATTTTAAAAGAAAATTTCGATAAATACGGCTCTGAAGCGATATACGGACAAGTTTATCAGTGGGGTAGCCTTGGCAAAGTTGGCCACAGCCAAAAGACCGCAAAGAGGCTACTTAACGTGCTTGGCGGATATGTAAATGAGCTTGGCGGCTACTCGTACGGCGCAGCAACTGTCATCATGCCTCACATCACAGGCTCGATCGACCCGACGCTCGCGCCAACAAAGTGGGAGGCTATCTTAAAAAATGCCAAAACGATTGTATTTTGGGGCACAAACCCAGTCGTTTCAAACAAGATCGCCATTGGCGTGCCGCTTCACAACTCATATAAATACTACGACGAGATCAGAAAAAAAGGCGAGAGCGGCGAGATGAAAATTTATAGCGTGGACGTTTATCACAATGAAAGCGCAAGATATTTTGGCGCAAAGTACCTTGAAGTCGTGCCTTGCACCGATACGGCGATGATGATAGGTATGTGCAACTACCTTTTTGAAAAGGGGCTTTACAGCAAAGAATTTATAGAAAAATACACCGTTGGCTTTGATAAATTTAAAGAGTACATGCTTGGCACAAAAGACGGGGTCAATAAAAACCTAGCTTGGGCAAGCAAAATTTGTGGCGTGATCGAGCAAAAACTGGCGAAATTTAGCGAGGATCTAGCCAAAAACGACTCAGTTATAGTTAGTGGCTACGCCATACAAAGGCAAGATCACGGTGAGATGGCGTATTGGGCGCTTGTGACGCTAAATGCGATGCTTGGACACATCGGCAAAGAGGGTTGTGGCTTTGTCACAAATGACGGAATGCACAAAAATGCTGATGAAAGCTTCATAGCGCCTAAACTAGCGGCTTTTGAGACGAAAGTGCCACAAAAATTTATTGATAGCGGGCTGGTGCCAAAGACTAAGGGCTACGAGCTGCCAAACTCAAGGCTCATAGACGCACTTTTAAGCCCTGGCAAAGAGATAACTAGAAATGGCAAGAGTTACAAGCTACCAAAGATCAGAGTGATGTTTAACGCCAATGGCTCGACATTTACAAGGCATCCAGAGACAAATAGAGCGATAAAAGCGATGCAAAAAGTGCAAGCGATCATCACTTGCGAGCCATTTTGGACGAGCACAGCCAAATTTAGCGACATCGTCCTGCCAGCTGCGCTTGAGTGCGAGCGAACAGACATCGAGTTGGCAAACTCAACAAGTGAGTATCTCTTTGCTATTAAGCCGCTTGTCACGCCATTTGGCGAGAGCAAGAGCGACTTCGAGATCGCAAGGCTCATCGCAAAAGAGTGGGGCAGGGAAGAGGCATTTAGCGAGGGCAAAAGCGAGCTAGAGTGGGTCAAGGAAATTTACGAAGATGCCGTTAAAAAGGCTGCTGGGCTTGGGTATGAGAGCATGCCAAGCTTTGATGAGTTTTGGCAGAAGGGATATTTTAGATTTGACAAGGTAGATGAGTCAAAACGCTACTTTACAAACTACAAGAAATTCCGTGATGACCCAGAGGCAAATCCGCTAAAAACGCCATCTGGAAAGATAGAAATTTACTCTGAAACGGTTGCTGGCTTTGGCTACGACGACTGCCCACCGCATGCGACGTGGCTTGAGCCGTTTGAGTGGCTGGGTGCGAAAAATAAAAAGTATCCTATCGCTATCAGCGGTGCGCACTCTAAATTTAGGCTTCACTCGCAGCTAAATAACTCTGTGCTTCGCCATTTTAACGAGATCGCAGAGCGCGAGCCAGTGCTCATAAACCCAAAAACAGCCGAAACTAGAGGGATAAAAATGGGCGATGTGGTGAAAATTTACAACGACAGGGGCGAAATTTTGTGCGGTGCATTTGTGACCGAGGACGTGCCACAAAACGTCGTCATCGTGAGCGAGGGCGCTTGGTACGACCCAGATGTGCCAGGCGAGAAGAGCCTTTGCTTGCACGGAAATTTAAACGTGCTCACAAAAGACGTGCCATCAAGCAAGATGAGCCAGAGCAACACCGCCCATACAAGCCTTGTCGAAGTCGAGAAATTTAAGGGCACGCCAAAGCGTGTCAGGGCGTTTGACGCACCAAAGATCGGCGCAAGAAAGGCCTAAAAGTAACACTTTGAAAATTTAAAGTGCTAAAAGCTATCCTTTTTTAAATAATTAGAGTTAAAATCTAAGAAAAAAGAAAGGATAGCTCATGAAAATCACCGAGATAGACACCCCAGCGCTACTCATAGACAGGGAGATAGTGCTAAAAAACTTAGAAAAAATGCAAAAATACGCTGATAAATTTAATGTAAGCTTAAGACCACATACCAAAACGCACAAGATGCCATACTTTGCGAAAATGCAAGTGGCTCACGGTGCAAAGGGCGTCACGGTGGCAAAGGTGGGCGAGGCTGAAGTGATGGCAAAAGAGGGGTTAAGCGACATTTTCATCGCAAATGAGATCGTCACAAGGCAGAAATTTGCTCGTATCATAGCCATGCAAAAAGCCGGCGTTAAAGTGAGCTTTGGCGTCGATAGCGTGGGCGTTTTAAGGCTCATTGATGAGGTATTTGGCGAGGCTAAAGAGGTGGCTGAGCTACTTGTCGAGATAGAGGTTGGCGAAAACCGCTCAGGTGTCATAGAAGAGGGCGATTTTAAGGCTTTGATGAGCGCTTTTGGGGAGTGTAAAAACGCGAAATTTTGCGGCGTTTTTTCGCATGATGGCCACTCATACAAGGCAAAAGATAAGCGTGAGTGCGAGCAAATTTTTAAAGTAGCGACCGAGAGAACGCTAAAATTTGCTGGTATCGCGCGAGAGTTTGGATATGAAAATTTTACCGTTAGCATCGGCTCGACGCCATCACTAATAAACGACTTTGAGATACCAAAAGGTTTCACTGAGCTTCGCCCTGGCACATATATATTTATGGATGCGTCGCAGGCAAATGCTTATGGCAGCTTTGATATGAACGCTGCTAGCGTGCTTAGCGTCGTGATCTCAAGGCCGACCGCGACCCGCACGATCCTTGATGCTGGGGCAAAGGCGCTAACTAAAGAGAGGCGCAGTGAGGGCTTTTGCACGACGCCTGGCATGGGGCTCATCGCAGAGCATGAAGTGTGGATAGATAGCCTGTTTGACGAGCATGCGATCATCTTAAACGAGAAATTTGCTAACAGCGTGCGTGTGGGCGATCTTGTACGCATCTATCCAAATCACATCTGTCCGGTGGTAAATCTATACGACTACGCCTATCTCGTAAATGGCGATGAGGTGTGCGAGAAAGTGCCTGTTTTGGCAAGGGGCAGGGTAGAGTAAAATTTAGTTGATATATCTGCGCATGCAGTGCGAAGCACTAAAGCATGCACCTCTAACGTCGTCTGGCTTTACTTCGACTTCGTCTCGTAACTGCAAAGCAGACAGGGGATTGTTAAGGGGGAAGGGAGCGACTTCGTAATTCAAGCCTCTTCCCCCTTAACAAAGAAGCAAAACTTTAAATTTATAAAAACTATTTTTGCGAATTTTAAAATTCCATTCGCTCGCAAGAATTGACTACTAAAATTTGGCTTCGCTTATCGCTTAGCTCAAATTTTAGAGCCGAAATTACTCGTTCATGAAATTTTAAAATTTGATAGACAGTCACTTAGCGCGGTTAATTTAATACCACCGAACTCCCTTTTAGCTTTTTTAGCTTTAAAATTTGCTCTTTTGGTTTTGCTTTTAGGCGTTCAAGCATCGCTATCCTTTGGGCGTAAATTTCATTAAATTCAGCCTTTATATCAAGCAAAGTTTTATTTAAAAAAGAGTTGTTTGAGCACATAAGATCGTCAAATTCATAAAGGCTAAAGGCATTTAGCATGCGATCAAAAACCTCTTTTGCGCTCGGGATGTAAAGTGGTGTGCCCATTTGCAGGTGCGAATTTAGCGAGTTTTCGATCTTTTGCTTTAGAAAATAAACCGCAAGCTTAAGCGCATTTTCGTAGTTTGATGCGACCTTTACGTCAAGCTTTTCAAAAAAGAGCGATATCTTTTGCGTAGCCTTAAATTTGGCATTTTCATACTCTCTTAAGAAGTTCTCATAGGTTCTGCCAGCGTAGGTGTTTATAGATTTTGTCTCGTAGTTTGAGGCAAACTCATCAAATGGATTAAAACTCTCGTAGCGAGATTTGTAAATAAAAAGCTCATCTTCTAAGCTTTTATAAAGCTCATCAAAAGCCGATATGATCTCGTTTTCAAGCTCTTTTAGATCTCTTTTGTAGCGTTTAAAAAATTTAGAAAAGACGATATCTTCATAGATGAGCTTTGAAAAGACCTCGTCCGTATCAAGGCTCATCATCTCAAAGTTCTCACGCTTATAAATTTCTTTGTTTAAAAGCGTCTTTGCTGGGTTAAATTTTGTCCTAGAAAATGGCTTAAGTAGCTTAAAAACCTCATCACTAGCAAGCTTTATAGCCTCGCTCATATCGCTATATCTCAGGGTGATTTTAGGCCTAAACTCCTCTTTTATAGCTTCTAGTTTTTCTTCAAGCGTGCCATTAAATTTATCCAAAATTTCACCAGCTGCACTATAAACTTTAAGGCGGTTTTCTTGCTCAGCTATTAAAAAATTTACTATCTTTTTCGCCCTTGCTTTTATGAAATTTTCTTTAAAGTTCACGTTTAAAAACGTCTCTTTTACCGCACTTAGTGCTTTAGCAAAATTTGAGCTTTCTAGCTCGCTCTTGTTTTCATTTGTGATGCCATTGAGCGCTTGCTTTGATGAGATGGCGATGATATCTTCAAAAAGCTCGCCATAAGTTTGCCTAGCATGCTTTAGCAGACTTTCAAGCTCGTCCTTGCTTAGCTTGTCCTTTTGGTTAATGAAACAAAGCGCCTTTAGGTCGTTTGTCTTTAAAATTTCTTCTACGCTTTCAAGCTCGCTAGCCTTTGCTGCGTTATTTGCAAGGCTTAGCCAGATCGCGCCGCAGACCTTTTTTAGCGTGTTTTTGGTCTCTTTTGTGTCGGCATCTCTTAGCGAGTTTAGCCCTGGAGTGTCGATGAAATTTACCTCTTTTAAAATTTCACTTGGCGCATAGAGCGTCATGCTTTTTATCTGCTCGCTCATAGCGTTTAGCTGGGCAAGCTCGCTGCTGGCTAGCAAGCTCTCGCTGCCGTTTTCAAATTTCACGCTAAGAAGCGGCATCTTTGCAAATTTTAGCCGCACAGCCTTTGCTGTTACAGGCGTTAGACCTGATGGCAAGATGTTTTGTCCAAGCAGAGCGTTTAAAAATGTTGATTTGCCACTTGAAAACTGCCCTATAACAGCGATGAGAGGTGGCTCATTTAGCGTGTCGATTAGTAAATTTAGGCTCTCTTTTATCTCATCGCTTGCGTGCAGGCTTGGATCATTTAGCTCATTTACCAGCCTTGCTAGCTCGCCCTTAAAGTCGCTTGTAAAAACCTTAAAATATCTCGCCTTATAGGCATTTATAAACTCGTTAAACATTTTCTAGCTCCCCTAAAAGCGAGCAAATTTCATCTTGCAGGGCACTTTGCTCTTTTAGTTTTAAAAGTGAGTTTTGATTTTGCGAGCTAAGATTTTCTAGCTCATGATCTAGCTCTTTTAGCCTCCTATCAAGCGTGGCTTTTTGTGCGGTTTCATAGGTTTTTATGAGATTTAAAAGGCAATTTTTTTCATGATCAGTTAAAATTTCACAAAATTGAGAGATATTTTTATCTTTAAGTAAGCCCTCTTTTAAGTCTAAAAGTGCGTCACTTGCATCATTTGAAATTTTAGCTCTAAATGCAGCTAAAAGTTCCTTAAATTCAAGCTTTACGCCCATTTGCTCTAAAAAGTCATTGATGTTAAAAACCTCGTCTTTGCTCATCACATAATCATCAAAATTTAAAGCGATGTTTTGCTCGCAAGCCTTTGTTTGCACCAAAGTCTCGTTTCTAGCTTCTCTCATAAGTGCCATCACACCGTCACGAAGCGTCGTTTTTGCTATTTGCTCTAGTCGCTCTAAATTTAAGCTTTGCTTTTTACTTTTGCAGTAGGCTATCTCACTTTTTACCTTGTCATTTAGATTTTGCAAAAGCGTCTCAAGCCCCATTTTATAGATATTTTTGGTGTTGCTACTTTCAAGTTTTGCAAGCTCATTTTGAGTTAGACTTTCAAGTTTGGATAAATTTTCATTAAGTGTGTTTTTGACGTTTGCCTGCTCATTTTGAAGCTTTTTAAGCTCCACTTCATAAGCTTTGAGCGACAAAATTTCAGCCTTAGTAGCTTCAAGCTTGCTATTTAGGATATTTTTTAGCTCCTTTTGATACGAGCTTAAGATAAGGGCTGATTTTTTAGAGTTTTTACCAAAGAGAACCTCGTAAAGATAGTCTTTAAACTCCTCTACACCGCTATTTACAGCGCCTTCTAAGTAGCTTTTTGCACTAAGCGCAAAATAATCAATCTCCACGCCATTTATCCGCTCGCCGATCGCTTTTTTAGTGTAGTTTAGCGTCTCGTTTAGCTCTTTGGCACTTAGCTCATCAGCGTGAGTTAGCACCACGGCAAGCCTTACGATATGCGAGTTTTCAAGGCATTTTTTCAAAAATAGCGCGTCCTTTTGTGTGGCACTTTGTGAGGCGTTCATCAGGTGAGCTAAAAGGTCGCACTTTTTCATAAAATTTGTAGTGATCTGCTCTCTTAAAACCACCGCGTCATCGATGCCTGGTGTGTCTATGATGCAAACATTGTCATTTAAAAGCTCCAAGTCGTCATAAAGCTCGACACTTTTTACAAGATTTGCTGTTTTTGAGCTTGAAGAGGTGTAGTTTTTTATCTCGTCTATGCCGATATCTACGCTTTTGCTTGGTAAATTTTCGCTTGGTATGCCAAGCGCTAAAAGCTCATCTAAGGTATAAAAATTTACCCTTGCAAAGCTATCTTTGGAGTATTTTAAAATGGTTAAATTTATCGTTTCTGGCACGTTTGAAGCGCCAAGGACGGATTTGTTTAAAAGGGCATTTAAAAGGGTTGATTTGCCAGAGTTTATGACGCCACTTGCAGCTATGTTAAAAAGCGTTTCGTTTGATCTTTTTTTGGCTGCCACAAGCGCCTCTAAAAATGTTTTTTCATTATCAAGCAAGCTTGCTTTTTCGTTTATCTCGTTTAAAAAGTCTAGGTTTTTATGGAAGTGATCTTTTGGCTTTATATGAGAAATTTTAGCCTCATTAGCACCTTTGTTTTTGCTTATGATCTTTTCTAAAAAGCCAAATTTCTCATCATCTATGATCTTTTCATCACGCAATATTTCTAGGTATTTTAATATCTCATCGCTTGAAATTTTAGCCTCATTTAGCGCTTTAAGAGTCGCAAGCTGCGCACTTTGTATGCTAAATATATCAAGCTCAACCTTAAGCCTTTTTAACACCGCTCTAAACTCATCAAGCGCCATAAACTGATCTAAATTTTTCTCGTCGCAAACTAGAAGAAGAGCTAGCAGATCTGGGTAAAATGGCACGCTAGCAGCAGCATTTGTATAAATTTTATTTGCACGCCAAGCCTGTTTTAAAAACTCATCCATAAAGACTCTTTTTGTTGATATTTTGGGATTTTATTAAATTTTTACTTATGAAGCTATCAAAGAAGAGTTACGAGCTTTAGTAGATGGTAAAATATAATTTTAACTTCTCAAAATAACAAATTTGCTCTTATCAAAATGAGTAAGAGCATGCTTTTAAAATGTAATACTTTTAAACTTAAATATATTTATTTTAGTATCAAAATTTATCTTGCGTAAAACATCGCCACCAAACCGCGGTTTATATCTTTTGTATCGCCGTCATCTATCTTTGTAACCTTTGAGATATTAACACTTTTATCGCTATTTATCGTGAAGGTAAGCTCAATAACTCTCTCATTTATCTTTTTAGTATTTTCACCAAAATAGATCACTTCTGGCTCTTTTTGCGAGTAGTAGGCGGCATATTTGCTTTGAGCTACGACGTTGTCAAAGACCCATTTTTGCTTGATATCTAAAATTTGAGCAAGCTCATTTTTAAACTCAAGATCACAGCTAACAGAGGCTATGTAGCTAGCGCTTTCTTTCGTCGGATCAAATTTACAGTGCTTGTTCGCGATAGATAAAATAGTCTCTTTGTCTATGCTTTTGCCGTTCTTTAATATGCTATTTGCGCTATCAAGTGCTAGCTCCAAGCTGTTATCAACTTTTTTTTGCTGAGCAGCCTTGGCATTATTTAGAGCTTTTATGTAGCCATTATTTTTTCTTTTAAACTCATCTTCAAGTACATTTTTCCCCACTACGCAGCTTACTTTAACCACTTTCTTTCCATCACTACTAATGTCTTGCCACTGAGTACTTGAGCAACCTTTAAAGCTATCTATCGCCGAGCCTATTGTTATTGATTTATTACCTTTTAAAATATAGTTTTTAACAATGCCTATATTGCTTTCCTTGCAGCCCACTAATAATAAAAGTGCGCTAAATCCTAGAAATAGAGCCTTTTTCATCATTTTACCTTTTTGTAAATCTGACAAAATAGTACCAAACTAAAGTTTAAATTATTATGATTTTATTAAAATAAATTACATAAATATAATTTATTAAAATAGTTTTAGCGGTCAATTCTTACCAATAGTGAAAGTTTTAAAATTTGCAAACACGGCTTGATTGAATTTAAAAATTTGTTTTATCATAATTCAAAATAAATTTTACGAAACCAGCTTAGGTTTAGAAATTTAGCTCAATTATCTTTTGTAAAATTTTGATATTTTCTTTGATGTTGCCATCTTTGTATATCGCTGAGATGATAGCGATGAGATCAGGTTTGACGTGTGAGAGCGAGCCGATATTTCTCTCATTTATACCGCCTATGACGCAAACTGGTAGGTTTAAAATTTGCTTTGCCTCTTTAACCACTTCGAGATCACATTTTGTAGCATTTGGCTTTGTGGGACTTACAAAAACAGAGCCAAAAGCAACGTAGCTAGCCCCGTTTTTAGCGGCATTTATGGCTAAGCTTATATCGTTATAGCAGCTAACGCCCACATATGCGTCCTTACCTAAAATCTCAAACGCCTCTTTTATGCCCTCGTCCTCTTTACCTAGATGAACGGCCTTAGCGCCTATCTTTTTAGCAAATTTGACATCGTCATTTACGATAAATTTCGTGCCAAATTTCTCACATAAATTTAAAATTTCACTTGCAAGTCTTTCGTTTTTGACCGCTTTTTTTGACCTAAACTGAAAAAATTTAACCCCACACTCTAAAATTTCTCTAGTGTACTCCAAAGCCAAATTTTCAGGCATTAGCAAGTCATCACTTATAGCGTAAATTTCAGCCATTAAACCCTGCTTTATGGTCTATAAGCCGTGCGCCAAATTTACTTTTATGAGCATTTTTTATCCCATTTGCCACAAATTTTTTAGCCATTTTTATGGCGCTTACTAGATCGTTTTGTTGCGCTAAAATGGCCGCTAGCGAGCTTGAGAAGCTACAACCAGCGCCGTGCATCACTCTAGGCTCAAAAAGCTCCTCGCTAAATTTCACCACTTCGCCGCCTTTTAGATAGAGCGTATCCTCGCAAATTTCATCGACTTTTGTTCGCTTTAGCACCATATCGCAAGGCAAATTTGCAAAGTCAATACTCAAAATCCTAGCCTCATCCACATTTGGCGTGGCGACACTTGCGAGCTTTAGTAGCTCTTTTAGCGCTTCGATCGCTGCGTCTTCAAGCAGTTTTGCCCCTGATTTTGCCACGCAAACTGGGTCTATGACAACTGGCACATTTTTAGCTCTTAACTCCTTTAAAAACGCGCTTACAACGGCTATTATCTCCTCGTTAAAGAGCATACCAACCTTCACAGCGTCTATGTCAAGCTCAGCTAGCACCATCTCAAACTGAGCTTTTACCATCTTTGCTGGCATCGCAAGCACGCTGCTAACGCCATTTGTATTTTGCGCGGTCACGGCTGTGATGACGCTTGCACTAAAGCAACCAAACGCCTCGCAGCTTTTTATATCCGCCTGCACTCCTGCACCGCCGACGCTGTCGCTTCCAGCAACTATCAAAACATTTTTCTTACTCACCGACACACCCACTTATCTCTTTTACGTCAAAAGGGTCTTTGACCTGCCACGAAAGTGCGTATTTCTCGATACTTTTCTTGATCGCACTCACCAAATAATCAATATCCTCAAAGGTATGCGTATAGTGCAGGCTGACCCTCACCCAGCCTGGCTTGTGGGTGAAGCTTGGATCCTCTTTTAGCCCCAAAAGATCATGCCCGTATGAGCCTGCGCACGAACAGCCAGCACGTGTTTGTATGCCATACTCTTTGCTTAAAATTTTTGAAAGCTCGTATGGGGCTACGTTTTTTACATTAAATGAAAAAATGGCAAGGCGCTTTAAATTTGGCGGGCAGTAGCTTATAAGCTCTGGGATTTCTCTTAGCCTTTGGCAAAGATAGTCGCTAAGCTCGCTCTCGTTTTCATAAATGGTAGCAAGCCCTATCTCTTCTCTTAGTCTGTAGGCTAAATTTGCACGTATAAGCCCCAAAATAGGCGGTGTGCCAGCCTCCTCAAGTGCCTCTTGATCCTTTAAAAATATATGGTAGTTTTTGCTCACATAGCTTACCGTGCCACCGCCTGCAAAGCTTGGCACATCGTCATTTGCTAGCACTTTTTTGATGGCCAGTAGCCCACAACTGCCAACTCCGCCAAGAAGCTTATGCGGCGAGATAAAAAGAGCGTCAAAGTAGTCGCAGTCTAAATTTGCATATGCACTAAGGCTCGCCACATCAAATGCCACGATACCGCCAAATTTCTTCACCATCGTATAAATTTGCTTGTAGTCGCTTATGACGCCTGTAACGTTTGAGGCTGCGCTAAAGCTAGCGATGATCTCACGTCCTTGGTTTATCTTTAAAATTTGCTCCAAATGCCCGAAATTTATACCGCCATCTTTTGCGAGCCTTATGCGCTCGACCTCGCAAAGCGCCTCTTTAAAGCTAATCTCATTTGAGTGGTGCTCATAAGGGCCAAGTATGACTAACGGCGAGTCGTTGTTTGGCTTTAGATCAAACCTTCTTTTAGCAGCTGGAGGCACGTAAAGCCCCAAAAGCTCCTGAAATTTCTTGATCGCACCAGTGGCACCGTATCCAGTGGCTATGAGATAAAACCTATCATCAAGCCCAAGCGCGCGCTTTAGCTCGCTTCTAGCGTTATCATATAAAAGCTGCGTTTTATAGGCGTTTGAGGATGTTAGCGAGTGGGTGTTGGCGTAGGTTTTTAAGATATCAGCGACCTCGTCTTCGATAGGCTTATACGCAAGTCCTGAGGCGGTGTAGTCGAAATAATGTATCCCTTTTTTTAAAATAATATCTCTTCTAATGTGCTCTAAATTTACCAACTTTAGCCTTTTAGTTTTTGCGTGATTATAATTAAAATTTTCTAAAAATATGCTACAATCCGCCACACAAAGGATACGAAATTTTAGCCATAAAATCGACATTTGAGCGGATGAAACACCTTGGTATTGCTGAAGTTATAAAATTTCATCTGGTTTTTGATGACTTTTTATTAAAGGGCTCATACTACGATGTTTTTGAGGCGATTAGGGCTGAAATTTTAGATGATTATAAAAATTTGATGGCTAGGTTTTACTTTGACGAGGACAGCGACGAGGCCATCAAAATGGCTCTTATTAAGCTTGCTAGAAGCGACAGGAAGAAATTTAGCGTAAATAAAATTTTGCCCCAAAGCATGACAAATAGGGTCTATGCAAAGCTTTTTAGCAAGGATTTTTTAGTGCTTGAAAAGAGCCAAGAAAAGCCACGAGTAAAAAACAAACGCCAAATTTTAAAAAAGAGCGAGCGAGCTTATAAGATAGAGGATAAAATTCATTTTAATAGCCATTTTTCAAGGTTTTGGTTTAGATTTATCGAGCCAAATTTAAGCCTTTTAAAAGAGGGTAGGAGTGAAGAAATTTTAGAGCTTATAAGAAGAGAATTTGACGAGTACGCAAGCCTTGGATTTGAGCTTTTAAGCGGCGAGCTAATGGCTAAAAAGCTTGGATTTAACGGCATTTTGCTAAGCTCATTTTGGAGCAAAAACATTGAGCTTGACATGCTTTTTAGCATAAATGGCAAGATAATAGTCGGCGAAGCAAAGTACAAAGAGCGAAAAATTTGCAAAAATGTCTTAAATTTAGTCCTTCACAAGTGCGAAAGGCTAGGCATAAAGCCTGATATCGTGGCGCTTTTTTCAAAAAGTGGCTTTAGCAACGAGCTTTTGGGCTTAAAAGATGAGCGGCTTAGGCTTTATGAGATAAAAGATTATGAGGAGTTGCTGTGAGTGATATCGATATACAAAATGGCCTAAAAAGCCTGATAGAGCAGACCTATCTGATAGAGCGTGAGTATAAAAATTTGACCGCTTCTTATATGAGCTTGCAAGGTTTTATAAAAGATATCGTGGAAATTTTGCCAAATGCCATTTGGGTGCTTGATGAAAGTGATGAAATTTTCTTGCAAAACTCAGAGGCGCAAAAGCTTGGCAAAGCGTTAAATTTCATCCCAAAAGATGAGGGCGAGCTAAATTTTGGCTCACAAATTTATCTTGTAAAAAAGGTGGTCAAAGATGATAAAAAGATCATCTCGGCTACCGACATAACGCAGGAAAAACGCACCGAGCGCTTAGCCTCGATGGGTCAAGTAGCAGCGCACCTAGCTCACGAGATAAGAAACCCCATAGGCTCTATCTCGCTTCTAAATTCCACCCTTTTAAAAAGGGCTGAGCCAAAAATTTTACCTATCGTCGAGCAGATACAAAAGGGAATTTGGCGGGTTGAGCGCATCATCAAAGCCACACTTCTTTTTACAAAAGGGCTTAGCATCACGCCAAAGGAATTTAACTTTTTAGATATCAAAAGCGAGTGCGAGGAGGCGCTTAAATTTTATGAGTATTCAAAAGATATAACTTTTGAGCTAAATTTCCCTGACGCCCTTTATAGTGGCGACTTTGACCTCATCGCGATGGTCTTTCAAAACATTTTATTTAACGCCATAGACGCCATCGAAGAGGACGAAAACGACGAAGGTGTGGTGAGACTAAGCTACGAAAAGACACCAAATGAACATAAATTTATAGTCTATGACAGTGGTGTCTCTATAAAAAATGAAAACATAGTCTTTGAGCCATTTAAGACGAGCAAACTAAAGGGCAATGGCCTGGGGCTGCATCTTTGCCTGCAGATAATAGAAGCGCACAAGGGCAGCATAGAGATAACCCTTGAGCCAAAGACATTTTGTATAAATTTACCTATAAAGGAGAAGTGATGAGTGAAATTTTAGATGAGCTAAATGCGTGGCAAAATGGCCTAGAGGCGCTTAAATTTAGTGAAATTTTTAAAAATGGCAGC
Protein-coding regions in this window:
- a CDS encoding aminotransferase class V-fold PLP-dependent enzyme — translated: MVNLEHIRRDIILKKGIHYFDYTASGLAYKPIEDEVADILKTYANTHSLTSSNAYKTQLLYDNARSELKRALGLDDRFYLIATGYGATGAIKKFQELLGLYVPPAAKRRFDLKPNNDSPLVILGPYEHHSNEISFKEALCEVERIRLAKDGGINFGHLEQILKINQGREIIASFSAASNVTGVISDYKQIYTMVKKFGGIVAFDVASLSAYANLDCDYFDALFISPHKLLGGVGSCGLLAIKKVLANDDVPSFAGGGTVSYVSKNYHIFLKDQEALEEAGTPPILGLIRANLAYRLREEIGLATIYENESELSDYLCQRLREIPELISYCPPNLKRLAIFSFNVKNVAPYELSKILSKEYGIQTRAGCSCAGSYGHDLLGLKEDPSFTHKPGWVRVSLHYTHTFEDIDYLVSAIKKSIEKYALSWQVKDPFDVKEISGCVGE
- a CDS encoding DUF234 domain-containing protein produces the protein MKHLGIAEVIKFHLVFDDFLLKGSYYDVFEAIRAEILDDYKNLMARFYFDEDSDEAIKMALIKLARSDRKKFSVNKILPQSMTNRVYAKLFSKDFLVLEKSQEKPRVKNKRQILKKSERAYKIEDKIHFNSHFSRFWFRFIEPNLSLLKEGRSEEILELIRREFDEYASLGFELLSGELMAKKLGFNGILLSSFWSKNIELDMLFSINGKIIVGEAKYKERKICKNVLNLVLHKCERLGIKPDIVALFSKSGFSNELLGLKDERLRLYEIKDYEELL
- a CDS encoding dynamin family protein is translated as MDEFLKQAWRANKIYTNAAASVPFYPDLLALLLVCDEKNLDQFMALDEFRAVLKRLKVELDIFSIQSAQLATLKALNEAKISSDEILKYLEILRDEKIIDDEKFGFLEKIISKNKGANEAKISHIKPKDHFHKNLDFLNEINEKASLLDNEKTFLEALVAAKKRSNETLFNIAASGVINSGKSTLLNALLNKSVLGASNVPETINLTILKYSKDSFARVNFYTLDELLALGIPSENLPSKSVDIGIDEIKNYTSSSSKTANLVKSVELYDDLELLNDNVCIIDTPGIDDAVVLREQITTNFMKKCDLLAHLMNASQSATQKDALFLKKCLENSHIVRLAVVLTHADELSAKELNETLNYTKKAIGERINGVEIDYFALSAKSYLEGAVNSGVEEFKDYLYEVLFGKNSKKSALILSSYQKELKNILNSKLEATKAEILSLKAYEVELKKLQNEQANVKNTLNENLSKLESLTQNELAKLESSNTKNIYKMGLETLLQNLNDKVKSEIAYCKSKKQSLNLERLEQIAKTTLRDGVMALMREARNETLVQTKACEQNIALNFDDYVMSKDEVFNINDFLEQMGVKLEFKELLAAFRAKISNDASDALLDLKEGLLKDKNISQFCEILTDHEKNCLLNLIKTYETAQKATLDRRLKELDHELENLSSQNQNSLLKLKEQSALQDEICSLLGELENV
- the thiD gene encoding bifunctional hydroxymethylpyrimidine kinase/phosphomethylpyrimidine kinase; translated protein: MSVSKKNVLIVAGSDSVGGAGVQADIKSCEAFGCFSASVITAVTAQNTNGVSSVLAMPAKMVKAQFEMVLAELDIDAVKVGMLFNEEIIAVVSAFLKELRAKNVPVVIDPVCVAKSGAKLLEDAAIEALKELLKLASVATPNVDEARILSIDFANLPCDMVLKRTKVDEICEDTLYLKGGEVVKFSEELFEPRVMHGAGCSFSSSLAAILAQQNDLVSAIKMAKKFVANGIKNAHKSKFGARLIDHKAGFNG
- the thiE gene encoding thiamine phosphate synthase, coding for MAEIYAISDDLLMPENLALEYTREILECGVKFFQFRSKKAVKNERLASEILNLCEKFGTKFIVNDDVKFAKKIGAKAVHLGKEDEGIKEAFEILGKDAYVGVSCYNDISLAINAAKNGASYVAFGSVFVSPTKPNATKCDLEVVKEAKQILNLPVCVIGGINERNIGSLSHVKPDLIAIISAIYKDGNIKENIKILQKIIELNF